One genomic region from Bufo bufo chromosome 3, aBufBuf1.1, whole genome shotgun sequence encodes:
- the LOC120996292 gene encoding uncharacterized protein LOC120996292, producing the protein MREVANSAKNANLGMNVPCVAGAMGLADVLEGVDKGGGIVLQKGQTPVRVERMVGHLNRYPNQELAEFLYSGFKFGFHIPSHPLPVLEKRKNLRSALQFPDIVTGKLAKEVSLGRMDGPFVTSPISNLRVSPLGLIPKKEPNKFRLIHHLSFPKGASVNEGIDPELCSVVYASFDAAVEWVRKLGPGTLLAKCDIEAAFRLLPVHPDSLYLLGCFWNGAYFVDRCLPMGCSISCAYFERFSSFLEWVVVQESGCHSVIHYLDDFLCLGPGGSRVCSLLLSTLQSVFECFGVPLAVDKTVGPATELSFLGIVIDTQRMECRLPVDKVSDLRTEVAAALTAKKIRLRDLQSLLGKLNFACRILPMGRIFSRRLASATGGVVSPHHFIRLGSELKGDLKVWDSFLKQFNGRALVMGGVVDAFDFELFTDAAGGAGFGAYCEGQWCAGRWPESWVRKGWVKNVALLELFPIVLAVTLWGEKFRHKKVRFHCDNLGVVQAINSVTASSPPVICLLQQLVLRCLSLNAWVFAVHVPGSSNCIADALSRFQWERFRQLAPEASQVGLVCPESLWEILEVMPRY; encoded by the exons atgaggGAAGTTGCAAATTCGGCCAAAAATGCAAATTTAGGCATGAATGTTCcgtgtgtggcgggggccatggggctagcagatgttttagagggggtagacaaagggggggggatagTTTTGCAAAAGGGGCAGACCCCAGTGCGAGTGGAAAGGATGGTGGGGCATCTAAATAGATATCCGAACCAGGAGTTAGCTGAATTTTTGTATTCAGGGTTTAAGTTCGGTTTTCATATACCTTCACACCCGTTACCAGTCTTAGAGAAGCGGAAGAATTTGCGCTCGGCATTGCAGTTCCCGGACATAGTGACAGGAAAGTTAGCTAAAGAGGTTTCCCTAGGGAGGATGGATGGTCCGTTTGTTACATCACCCATCAGTAACTTGCGAGTTTCCCCTTTGGGTTTGAtccctaagaaggagcctaataAATTTAGGCTCATCCACCATTTATCATTCCCtaagggtgcgtcggtcaatgagggcatTGACCCGGAACTTTGTTCTGTGGTTTATGcttcctttgatgcggctgtggaaTGGGTAAGGAAGCTGGGTCCGGGTACCCTGTTGGCAAAATGTGACATTGAAGCGGCATTTCGGTTGTTGCCAGTTCACCCGGATAGTTTGTATTTACTGGGTTGTTTTTGGAATGGCgcatattttgtggataggtgtttgccaatgggctgTTCAATATCGTGTGCATATTTTGAGCGTTTTAGTTCTTTTCTGGAGTGGGTGGTGGTTCAGGAATCAGGTTGTCACTCTgtcattcattatttggatgatttcctgTGTTTGGGGCCGGGGGGATCTAGGGTTTGTTCGTTGTTGTTATCCACATTACAGTCTGTTTTTGAGTGTTTTGGAGTCCCGTTAGCggtggacaaaacggtggggccgGCTACTGAGCTAAGCTTTTTGGGTATTGTCATAGATACAcagcggatggagtgtaggctaccAGTAGACAAAGTGTCAGATTTAAGAACAGAGGTGGCGGCGGCATTGACAGCAAAAAAGATTCGTCTGCGGGACCTGCAGTCTTTGTTGGGCAAATTAAATTTTGCATGCAGAATCCTACCTATGGGCCGCATTTTTAGTAGGAGGTTGGCTTCGGCGACAGGAGGGGTGGTGTCTCCCCACCATTTTATTAGACTAGGCAGTGAGTTGAAAGGGGATTTGAAAGTTTGGGATTCCTTTTTAAAACAGTTTAATGGCAGAGCATTAGTTATGGGGGGGGTGGTTGATGCGTTTGATTTCGAATTGTTTACGGATGCTGCGGGTGGAGCGGGTTTTGGGGCGTACTGTgaagggcagtggtgtgcgggtcggTGGCCTGAGTCCTGGGTACGAAAAGGGTGGGTAAAAAACGTGGCATTGTTGGAACTCTTCCCCATTGTGTTGGCAGTCACGCTCTGGGGGGAGAAGTTTCGGCACAAGAAGGTTCGTttccattgtgacaacttgggagTTGTGCAAGCCATCAACAGTGTAACGGCTTCTTCCCCCCCAGTTATTTGCCTATTGCAGCAGTTGGTTCTCCGGTGCTTGTCCCTTAATGCTTGGGTGTTTGCGGTGCATGTGCCTGGTTCCTCTAACTGTATAGCTGACgcactttctcgttttcagtgggagcggtttcgccAGCTGGCCCCGGAGGCGAGTCAGGTCGGATTGGTGTGTCCAGAGTCGTTGTGGGAGATCCTGGAG GTGATGCCCCGTTATTAG